The Halococcus salifodinae DSM 8989 DNA window TCGACCATCGTCTGGTGTTGCGTCTCGCACCATATGAGTCTACTCGCCGTTTGCGGTGGCCGAGAGGTTTGAGACGTTCTTTCTTTGCCTTATGTAATGGTTCGCATCAGTAGGGTACGTCGTGAGTTACATAAGGCTCGTTAAAGCAGGACTGCCGAAAGGCGTGCCAGCCAAACCAGACTGTCACGGCGGGCGCGCTGGGACGATGCGTTTCCGTGGCAAGTTGTGGCCCCATTCTTCCCATGGAAGCCAGCCGTGACAGCGCTCACCAGCGCCGCCGACACCCCCACTATCGTGGTCCGTGAGGTGTGACTCTCCAAGCTGATAGTAGCCTTTTCGACGACGAGTGAGAGCCCAGCAACATCGCCAACTATCCCATCGTTCGACGTTTGCACGGACATTCTTTCTCGACTTCGGCCACAAGATACAGTATCGATCACATGGAAGTTGAAGGAATTATGGTTGAAACAGACGAGAATTACGCCACGTCAAGCGATCAGGATCTCACGAGAGAACCGAACTACCGGACTGGTGGCGTGATCGGCGTCTTTCCCGGGCCGTAGTCAGCTATCAGAGAGTCGGACCGTCGCCTCGATCACTACTGTCTGCGAGATTTGGCTTCCCGGACCTCGCCATCGCTCCGGAGCATATCGGGACATTTGGGACACACACGGACGGTATCCATCCCAGTCGGAGCGAACACCCGGACGTACTGATCGGTCACGAACGCACCACAATTCTCGCACTCAGGCATGACCGATGACGAAGTTCATCTCACTTTATTTTATCGATGTAGTTAAGGTATTCTTAATGGAATTAGACGTTTCGTTCCGTCGGAGATCTTCTATTCATGCCAACTACTCGATCAGGGGAGAAGCAATGCGGTTTGGCGAGGAATTCAGTCACCAAGGTGAGAGATATTACCAATCGATGCTGTTGGTTTCATGTATTTATTCCAAGAAAGTATCTAATCATGAATCCCACGTAGATCCATCTCGATCCACTCAAGATTATGATTCTCAAAAGCGTCCTTCACCTGTTGAGGAGTGACATCATCACTAAATTCGTGCTCGTTCCATTGTCCCCCACCAACACCTTTGTTGCGATCGATCGTATGCACAAAGCCAAACATCACTAGTTTCGAGAGGTGATTGAACATACCGCGCTGGGTGAGCGGACCTCGCCCACTCTCTGATTTGTAGGTCTGAACCACTTGAGAATAGGCAGTGTGTACTTTGCGGGTACGGGCCGGTGTCAGCCCGGCTGAATCGAGATGAGCGAGCGCCTTGAGAATGTAGAGCTTCTCATCATCTTGATCGACAATAGACTCAACAATGTTGCCGTATTCTAAGTCATTGTCCGCTTGACGAATATGTGGTGGCCTGATCAGATCAGATCCGTTCTCTTCGGCGATCTCTGCCGACCGTCGGAGGAGGCGAATTGCCCGACGAGCACTTCCTGAAGCTTCTTGATATGCAAGTGCCGAACACAGGGAAATCGTCTCTTGATCGTAAGCATCATCGTAGAGAGCCTTGTCTGCCCGAGCGCGAAGGATGTCTGAAAGCTCCTCAGCGTCGTAGGCAGAGAATTTGATCTCAGTCTCGCAAAGGCTATCTTTCACTTTTGGAGAGAGGTTCTTGCGGAACGTGTAGTCATTACTGATACCGATGACTCCAACCCGGATGTTCTCAACGTACCCAATGTCTCGGGAACGCGGAAGTTCGTAGAGAAGCGTATCATCGTCTCCGATTTTATCGACTTCGTCCAGGATTACGAGGACAGTCCCCTCAAGGCTGTTGAGCTCCTCATACATGATATCGTAGACATCCTGGGGAGCATAGCCAGTCCCAGTAATGCGATTCCCCTTGTTCCGTAAGCGATTGACGATCCCAACGGCGACTTGATAGGAAGAGGTCTTGTGATCGCCGGTAGTGAAGTTCTCACAGTTAATCCAGACGAGGTTGAGAGCAACTTTCTCCTCTTTGGGTACGTTCTCGTTCTTCCGTTCGATGTCCTGTTCAAGGTTTTCTCGGAGATACTTCGTTGCAGCAGTTTTTCCGACACCCGTATCCCCATAGAGGAACGCATTTTGTGGAGGACGGCCCTTGTAAACAGGTTTGAAGACGCTTGTGTACTGATCAAGGACATCATCACGACAGAGGATTTGCTTCGGTGTATGGTCCTCTTCGAGGACAGTGGCGTTTTTTATCAGTTCAACGTCGTCAGCGAAGATGGAATCGGCATCGGACATTCTGATATGATGTGTAGTATCCAGCCCCATCAAGCTTTCCCGAGTTTCTTGAGTTTCGTTAGTCGGTAAAGATCCCCGTCACTCACACAGCGGTTTTCCTCAGTCAGTGTTTTCTTTCTCTTCTAAGGACGCGGTTCATAGCTACAGATAGTATATAAACTATCTACTAGTATTATTGGATGCTCTAGATCTGATGGATTGTGTGAGTTAGTCTTCTGGGTGTTTGGACTGATGT harbors:
- a CDS encoding DUF7563 family protein, producing MPECENCGAFVTDQYVRVFAPTGMDTVRVCPKCPDMLRSDGEVREAKSRRQ
- a CDS encoding Cdc6/Cdc18 family protein, which produces MSDADSIFADDVELIKNATVLEEDHTPKQILCRDDVLDQYTSVFKPVYKGRPPQNAFLYGDTGVGKTAATKYLRENLEQDIERKNENVPKEEKVALNLVWINCENFTTGDHKTSSYQVAVGIVNRLRNKGNRITGTGYAPQDVYDIMYEELNSLEGTVLVILDEVDKIGDDDTLLYELPRSRDIGYVENIRVGVIGISNDYTFRKNLSPKVKDSLCETEIKFSAYDAEELSDILRARADKALYDDAYDQETISLCSALAYQEASGSARRAIRLLRRSAEIAEENGSDLIRPPHIRQADNDLEYGNIVESIVDQDDEKLYILKALAHLDSAGLTPARTRKVHTAYSQVVQTYKSESGRGPLTQRGMFNHLSKLVMFGFVHTIDRNKGVGGGQWNEHEFSDDVTPQQVKDAFENHNLEWIEMDLRGIHD